The proteins below are encoded in one region of Clostridium estertheticum:
- a CDS encoding VOC family protein has translation MKLNKIHHIAIICSNYERSKKFYVNILGLHIIKEVYRKDRESYKLDLGVSGNYQIELFSFKQSPKRLSYPEARGLRHLAFEVDNIYEAIKELNDKNVITEDIRIDEITGKRFTFFSDPDDLPIELYEK, from the coding sequence ATGAAGTTAAATAAAATTCATCATATAGCTATTATTTGTTCGAATTATGAAAGGTCTAAAAAATTCTACGTTAATATTTTGGGATTACATATAATTAAAGAGGTATACAGAAAAGATAGAGAGTCATATAAACTTGACTTGGGCGTTTCTGGAAATTATCAAATAGAATTATTTTCTTTTAAGCAATCACCTAAAAGGCTTAGTTACCCTGAAGCAAGAGGATTAAGGCATCTTGCTTTTGAGGTGGACAATATATATGAGGCCATAAAAGAACTAAATGATAAAAATGTTATTACTGAGGATATTAGAATTGATGAAATTACGGGAAAAAGATTTACTTTTTTTAGTGATCCAGATGATTTACCTATAGAATTATATGAAAAATAA